A region from the Candidatus Electrothrix scaldis genome encodes:
- a CDS encoding efflux RND transporter periplasmic adaptor subunit, protein MKMKKIALFFVRIVLCLLILAGGFIGMKKLKGMKKAPQKVERKEPALPVRVVQVQAKTVPIVVSGYGEVVSRTEVTLPAEVGGRVLFAHKDLQVGAIIQKDEILYKINEQDFRLDLESAQARLKSLVRDLELARKEYARVSNLYSKKKVGTQSTVEKGEQAVNAINNQIIQIKKTIDQAKLQLSRCVIRAPFTGRITELFVDQGEYVTVGKNLLTLTDDSDLEVQVPLDSRDAVQWLRFQAKNDGQSWFGLPEKTDCTVIWTERESVCAHGLLDRVVRFDAQTRSLTVAIRLQPEKGSAFPLVQGMFCRVDIEGHALERAFALPRAAVSFEQTVYVVEDGRLHTRKVEVARTEQGTTYVTDGLEEGEQVIVTRLENPLENSLVNILEPPESVQPVLQSVQKEAGEE, encoded by the coding sequence ATGAAAATGAAAAAAATAGCTTTATTTTTCGTGCGGATTGTTCTCTGTCTGCTGATTCTTGCCGGTGGGTTCATCGGTATGAAGAAGCTCAAGGGAATGAAGAAAGCACCGCAAAAGGTGGAGAGAAAGGAGCCCGCACTACCGGTTCGGGTGGTTCAGGTCCAGGCGAAAACGGTTCCGATTGTCGTTTCCGGCTATGGGGAGGTGGTCTCGCGCACCGAGGTAACCTTGCCTGCTGAAGTCGGTGGGCGTGTTCTCTTTGCCCATAAGGATCTCCAGGTCGGAGCGATTATCCAGAAAGATGAGATCCTGTATAAGATTAATGAACAGGATTTTCGTTTGGACCTGGAAAGTGCCCAGGCCCGTCTGAAGAGTCTGGTTCGCGACCTTGAGCTTGCCCGGAAGGAATATGCGCGGGTCAGTAATCTCTACTCCAAGAAAAAGGTAGGGACCCAGTCTACTGTGGAAAAGGGTGAGCAGGCCGTCAACGCCATAAATAATCAGATCATCCAGATCAAAAAAACTATAGATCAGGCAAAGCTTCAGCTTTCCCGCTGTGTGATTCGTGCCCCCTTTACTGGTCGTATCACGGAACTCTTTGTGGACCAAGGCGAGTACGTGACTGTGGGTAAAAATCTCCTCACCCTTACCGATGACAGTGATCTTGAAGTACAGGTGCCTTTGGATAGCCGTGATGCGGTGCAATGGCTCCGTTTTCAGGCCAAGAATGATGGTCAATCCTGGTTTGGACTCCCAGAGAAAACAGATTGTACAGTTATCTGGACGGAACGGGAAAGCGTGTGTGCTCACGGTCTTCTTGATCGAGTGGTCCGTTTTGATGCTCAGACCAGAAGCCTGACAGTGGCGATTCGTTTGCAGCCGGAAAAAGGCTCTGCCTTCCCTCTGGTGCAGGGGATGTTTTGCCGGGTGGATATTGAAGGCCATGCTTTGGAAAGGGCCTTTGCCCTCCCAAGGGCCGCAGTGAGCTTTGAACAGACTGTCTATGTTGTTGAGGATGGCCGTCTGCACACTCGCAAGGTGGAGGTAGCGCGAACAGAGCAGGGCACGACCTATGTGACAGATGGTCTGGAAGAAGGCGAGCAGGTTATCGTTACCCGTTTGGAAAATCCTCTGGAAAACAGTTTGGTCAATATCCTTGAGCCTCCCGAGTCGGTTCAACCTGTCCTTCAGTCAGTTCAAAAGGAGGCAGGAGAAGAATGA